GCTTCAATGTTTCAGGATCTCTGTATAAACCAACATGCCCAACTTTTGCTGCAGGGATTAATTTTAAAATGCCATCAACCATACCAAGTCCCGCTCTTAGGATTGGTACTAATCCTAGTTTTTTACCAGCAATCATTTGACTTCTTGCCGCACTTACAGGGGTTTCAATTTCAATGTCTTGTAACGGTAAATGTCTTGTTATTTCAAATGCCATCAAACTCGCCACTTCGTCTACAAGTTCACGAAACTCTTTCGTCCCTGTATTTTTATCTCTTATGTAAGTTAACTTATGTTGAATTAACGGGTGGTCTAACACGTAAACGTTGTTCATCGTACCGCTCCTTTTTATTTAAATTTACTCCATGATTAAATGGTCCTTTTCAAACACTCTTTGAAAATTCTACATAAAAAGCAACAACGATTCAAGCTGTTTTTGAAAAGAATAAATGTATGAGTTAAAAAGTTTTTGTCGGTCTTCATTAATCGGAGTGCCAACCTTTCTGGATGGCTTGGTCTTCTTCAATAACGATCGAGGTGGAAGGGAAGGTTATGTCCCCCCCTCTTGTTTCTTCGTCATATTATTCGTTTTCGTATAATGGGAATTTGCCCGTTAATTGCTCTACTTTCGTTTTTGCCTCTTGTAAATTCGCTTTATTTTCTACGTCTTTTAAAACGGTTGCCATTATGTTTCCAATCGCTTTCATTTCCTCTTCTTTAAAACCTCTTGTAGTCACTGCTGCTGTTCCAAGACGTAAACCACTCGTTACAAATGGACTTTCTGGGTCATACGGAATCGTATTTTTATTCGTTGTAATCCCTACTTGATCAAGCGTTTCTTCTGCAATTTTTCCCGTAATCTTTAAGTTACGTAAATCTACAAGAACAAGGTGGTTATCTGTCCCCCCTGAAACAAGATCAATTCCTTCACTCTTTAGGGCATCCGCTAATGCTTGGGCATTTTTCTTTACTTGCTCTGAGTACACTTTAAATTCGTCTGACAGTGCTTCACCAAAAGCCACAGCTTTCGCTGCGATAACATGCATGAGTGGCCCTCCTTGAAGACCAGGGAAAATTGCTTTAT
The Bacillus shivajii DNA segment above includes these coding regions:
- the upp gene encoding uracil phosphoribosyltransferase codes for the protein MNNVYVLDHPLIQHKLTYIRDKNTGTKEFRELVDEVASLMAFEITRHLPLQDIEIETPVSAARSQMIAGKKLGLVPILRAGLGMVDGILKLIPAAKVGHVGLYRDPETLKPVEYYVKLPNDVEDRELIVIDPMLATGGSAVEAINSLKKRGAKNIKLMCLVAAPEGVEEIQKAHPEIDIYLAAMDEKLNEKGYIVPGLGDAGDRLFGTK